From the Streptococcus halotolerans genome, the window ATCTGATTTATCTTTAAGAGAAACTAGCTGCCGGGCGTCGATTTTGGCCTTGTATTTACCGTAATGACAGAGCACTTCTTCATCAATACCGACTCGGTTGGCAACGTCACTGATCGGTTCCATAGTGACTGAATTTGCTATTTCAATATCTGATAAAACCATGTTTTCTCCTTTATTATTTAAACCATTTCAACGATTGTGTCATAAATGTTATCTGCTAGGCTACAGCCTTTTTTAAGCAGTTCTTCCCCTTTTTGACGATAAGTTGTCACAAAAGCTTCATCCTTAATGCCAGATAAGTTTATGAGAACGTTCAACCATGCTCCTTGTAAGCCTGCTTTGAGGTTTAAAGAGGCAACTCCCAAATCACTAGCCGCGTTGGTGTTTGATTTTCCGACAGCTTTTTGGGTTGTCTCCAAAGCTTCTACCATCAAGACCATCATGTCATAAGGAGACTGGGCTGCTTCTTTCAAAGCACTTTGCATAGCCGTCCGTCTGGCTGCTTTTTCATCATCGGTTTCCTTGGGCATGTCAAAGACTGCTGAAACTAAATTGAAAGCTTCGGTATCCTTATCAATGGCTACTAAGAGTTTATCTTGTAAAGCGCTACTCTTCTTGTGAACGTCTTCAATCTCATCTTGGAAGTCGGCATATTTTTTCTTTCCTAAGGTCAGTTCACAGACCATTTTCGTTAGGGAAATCCCATTGGCCCCTGACAGCGCTGCAGCGGATCCGCCTCCTGGTGCGGGAGCATCTGATCCTAATACTTGAGCAAAATCTCTTACACTTAAATCAACTAATCCCATAGAAACCTCCTATCCAAGTAGATGATTTTCCAAAACTTGTTTACTGTAATCAAAATCTTCAACCTGCAAGTAGTATTCAGCAACATCAACCAAAGCCTTAGCTGGAGCAAGTCCAATCACTTCAGAACCAATAATATTTACCCCGTAGCGCTTAGCTTCAAAACGAATGGTTTCAAAGGTTCGATAAAGTGGGCATTTTTCAAAATTAACCATGTTCATAGACACTTGGGCAATATGGCGATCTTCTAGCATGACACCGATGCCCTTACAGTATTTGTATCCACCACCTGAGCCTCGAATAATTTTAGCTATTTTATTGGCAATATCAACATTGTCCGTATCCAAGTTTACATTGAAAGCTACAAGTGGCATACGCGCTCCTACTGCTGTCACTCCAGCTGTCGGATGGATTTTTCTATCGCCGTAATCTGGAGCCCAGTCATCTTCCAATAATTTTTCTGGCATGCCTTCAAACTGACCTTTACGAACCTTGGCAAGATTTTGACGCTCTGGACGTGTCGCTGAATCTTCATAAAGGAAAATAGGAATACCAAGTTCACTGTTTATACGTTGGGCAACTTTTTTAGAAATGTCAATACATTCAGCTGTGGTGATATCCTTAATTGGCACAAATGGGCAAACATCTGTCGCTCCCATGCGAGGATGTTCTCCCTCATGCTTGGTCATATCAATGTGTTCAGAAGCATATTTTACTAGCTGAAAGGCAACTTCTTGAATCGCTTGGTCATCGCCAACAAGGGTAAATACACTACGATTATGACTAGCATCCGAAGAATAATCTAACAAGGTTACCCCAGCAATACTTTTAGCTGTCTCAACCAGACCATCAATAACGTCTTGATTACGTCCTTCAGAGAAGTTAGGAATACATTCAACAATTTTTGCCATAACAATTTCCTTTCAAGTTATTGAGTTAATAGCGTCTTTTGAATCAACTTCGATAGAGCATCACGGTCGATTTGTCGTACTCAATGACAATCAAAAGCAGACTGAACGACATTGATGAAGATAGAACTGAAAGTCATCAACTCAAGTCAACAACGTCTGCTTTTGATAGCCTATCAAGTACTGTCCGCGTCTTTTGGTTCCTTGTCTAACAGTTAATTCATGTGACTATACCAGTTTTTAGATAACGCTTACATTTTTATTTAAATAAAGTTGCCACTGCTGATGAAACAAGGTCGTCATCAGCTAGGTATGGAATTGTAATGTGATCAGTGTCACCGTGCAAACGATTGTACTCAATAGCTGTTTCAATAGCATGGTCATTTCGTGCCCAGTTACGTCTTGCAACACCGCCCATGGTATCCCAAGCAATCGCTGACTTAACAATCTCATCAACACGTTCGCTACCATCTAAGACTAAGCCAAAGCCACCGTTAATAGCTTTACCAATACCAGTACCACCGCCGTTATGAAGGGCAACCAAACTCATACCACGCGCAGCATTACCAGCATAACACTGAACTGCCATGTCGCAAGTAACGTTTGAACCGTCTTTAATATTTGAGGTTTCGCGGAAAGGTGCATCTGTTCCAGAGACATCATGATGGTCTCGACCAATCATGACTGGACCAATCTTACCTTCACGGACTAATTCATTAAATTTAAGGGCAATATTGACGCGTCCTAAACAGTCTTGGTATAAAATACGCGCCTGTGTACCAACAACCAATTGATTTTTCTCAGCATCACGAATCCAGTTGTAGTTATCTCGATCTTGGTAGCGACGATTTGGATCAATGGCTTCCATGGCAGCATGGTCAGTCGCAACCAAGTCATCATGATTGCCACTCAAGCAAACCCAGCGGAATGGACCGTAACCATAGTCAAACAACATCGGACCCATGATGTCTTCTACGTAGGATGGCCAGATAAAGCCATCTTTATCATCAATACCATTTTTAGAAATTTCTTTGACACCTGAGTCGTAAACAGATTTCATAAAGGCATTACCATAGTCAAAGAAGTAAGTTCCATTTGAAGTTAGTGTCTTAATGGCTTCGAAATGGCGGTTTAAGGTGTCATCAACCATCTTGCGGAAGGTTTCCTTATCTTCAGCCAATAGTTGAGTTCTTTCATCAAAGGTGATCCCTGCTGGACAATAACCACCGTCATACACATTGTGACAGGACGTTTGATCTGACAGCAGATCAACGTGAATACCTTCTTCATTGACATACTCAAGCAAATCAACAATATTGCCATGATAGGCAATGGAAGTCGACTCCTTAGCGTCAAGCGCTTTTTGAGCCAATGTTAGAGCTTCTTCTGGAGTTTCTGCAATTTGGCTGACCCAACCTTGAGAATGACGTGTCTCGATACGAGATTGATCGACTTCTGCCACAATTGCTACCGCTTTGGCAATCTCAGCAGCCTTGCCCTGTGCGCCACTCATACCACCTAAACCAGATGAGATAAAGAGTTTACCAGTCAAATCGCCATCATCTGCTACACCAAGTTTTAAACGACCGGCATTCAAAAGAGTATTAAAAGTACCATGGACAATCCCCTGAGGTCCTATGTACATCCAACCCCCAGCAGTCATTTGTCCATAATTGGTAACCCCCATTTCTTCAGCGATTTCCCAATCCTTCATATTGTCATATTCGCCAACCAAAAGTCCATTGGTAATAATAACACGAGGAGCCTCCGGTTTTGAATGGAACAAGCCGACAGGGTGACCTGATTCAACAACCAAAGTTTGATCTTCAGTCATCACTTCAAGGTATTTTTTGATGAGCTGGTACTGCATCCAGTTGGCACAAACAGACCCTGTTTCTCCATAGGTAACTAATTCATAAGGATAAAGGGCAATTTCAAAACTCAAGTTATTGTCAATCATAACCTGCATGGCTTTAGCTGCTGTGCAATTTCCCTTGTAATCATCGATTGGTTTGCCATAAATGCGTTCTTTAGGTCTCCAACGATAGCCATAAATACGACCTCGCGTTTTGAGTTCTTCCAAGAATTCTGGAATCACTTCTTCGTGAAATTTTTTAGGAACATATCGTAACGCATTTTTCAAAGCGAGTTCAGTTTGCGCTTGAGTTAAACGAAAACCTCTATCGGGTGCGCGTCGAATACCGTCTTGAAATACCGTCTTCTCAGGTAGCACATCATCTAATTTAACTGTCATTGCTGATGCAATGTCTGCTTCACTAAAATATGACATAAAAACGCCTCCTCAAAATATTATTGTCGATGATAGTTTAACAATGGATGGTCAATAAAAAGTCTTTTTATGAGGAACCTAGCTAAAAAGATAAAAAAAGATGCTACTCAGGCTTTTTTGACTAAAATTTGACGCTTTATGGGTAATCTAATAGTATTAACTCATACAATCAACTATAAGGAGGTTTTACATGGTTGCTGATATTTTACTCACGCATTTCAATCAGGTTTTCTGTCCAAATGATCCAGGACACCCTCTCTTCGGTCAGGAAATGAATGATACCCAAATCCTTGAAGACGGATATATTGCTATAAAAGATGGCCTTATTCTAGCCGTTGGGTCAGGTCAACCTGACGCTTCTTTGATCGGTCCAGAAACGGTGACCCACTCTTATGAAGGGAAAATTGCAACTCCAGGCATCATCGATTGCCACACCCATCTTGTTTATGGAGGCAGCAGAGAACATGAATTTGCTAAGAAATTAGCTGGCGTTTCTTATTTGGACATTCTGGCACAAGGCGGAGGAATTTTAAGTACCGTTAGAGCGACCAGAGAAGCTAGTTTCGACACTCTTTATCAAAAATCCAAGAAACTATTGGACTATATGCTACTGCATGGGGTTACGACTGTCGAAGCTAAAAGTGGGTATGGCTTAAATTGGGAAACTGAAAAACGGCAACTCGATGTTGTTGCCGCCCTCAATAAAGACCATCCGATTGATCTCGTTTCGACCTTCATGGCAGCACATGCTATCCCAGAAGAATACAAAGGCAAGAGTCAAGCCTATCTAGATCTCATCGTTGAGGAGATGCTTCCAGCGGTTAAAGAAGATAATCTAGCAGAATTCTGTGATGTCTTTTGTGAAAAAAATGTTTTTACTGCTGAGGAATCTCACTATTTATTAAGCAAGGCCAAGGAAATGGGCTTTAAACTTCGTATTCATGCCGATGAGATTGCCTCCATTGGAGGTGTAGATGTGGCAGCTGAACTTGGTGCAACCAGTGCAGAGCACCTGATGATGGCAACAGATGAAGGTATTGCCAAAATGAGCGAAGCCAAGGTTATTGGGAATTTGCTGCCAGCAACAACCTTTAGCCTCATGGAAGACACCTACGCTCCAGCTCGCAAAATGATTAACAAGGGTATGGCTATCACACTTTCTACCGACAGTAATCCTGGCAGCTGTCCAACCGCTAATATGCAATTTGCTATGCAACTTGGCTGTTTCATGATGGGGCTAACTCCCGTAGAAGTTTTAAACGCTGCCACTATCAATGCTGCTTATTCGGTTAATCGCCAAGATAGCGTTGGTAGCTTCACAGTTGGAAAAGATGCCGATATTGCTATTTTTGATGCACCAAACATCGACTACCCATTCTATTTCTTTGCTACCAATTTAATCCATCAAGTTTATAAAAAAGGTCAATTAATGGTAGATAAAGGACGGATTGTTTAAATGGAATCAAGCCTAAAAGGAGTTTAAGAAATGCCTAAACTCCTTTTTTCCTGCTTTATTTTCACATTATTCAGGCTAAATGTGTTAGCGCCATCAAGATAATATTTCAACTTGACTCAAAAAGAGTTTTAAGGTAGAATATAGTTTGTTATGGCGGTATAGCCAAGTGGTAAGGCACGGCTCTGCAAAAGCTTGATCGTCGGTTCAAATCCGTCTACCGCCTTTTTATACCTGATTTAACAGGAATTAACCGAATGAAAGCCCGTAAAATCGGGCTTTTTTGCTTTTCTCGTTCGGTTACATTCGGCTAAATATTTAAAAGTTGGTGGGCAAAGGGTATAACTTACTTGAACACCTCGCCCAAAAACTTTTCAAGCGTTATCACTTCGACAGTCTCACTATTTGAGATAGGGTCGTTTGGCATCCAATTGTTTTTTTTAAAAATTTAAGTCCATGTTTTTTCCGCCGCGTTGTAAAATGAAGTGCAACAGAAAAGACATGTTCCTCTGATATACTAAAGTCGCCAAACAAAGTATAAAGGAAATATGAACATGTCCACTAATCATTCTACCACAAAACAAGCCTATCACCATCTTTCTGAAGCAGAACGTGGGAAAATGGAAGCCTATCTTTCAGAAGGATTGAAACCAGCTGAAATTGCGAAACGTTTGAGTCGAAATCGCTCTACCATCTACCGTGAACTCAAGCGTGGAACTGTCAGGCAAGTTAAACAGATCAACGGAAAGAAAGTTTACTACGAACAATATGTCGCAGAAACTGCTCAGATTCGTTATTCTGAGGGTAGAAAAGGAAGTTACTATCTGAAACTTGAGAAAGTATCAGAAGCTTTCTTGTTAGCTTTCACAGAAGCTATGCAAGCTAAACCCAGAATTCATAGTGTAGATACTTTTGCCTATTCTTATAAGCTTGAGCATCCTGAGGAAGTTGTTCCCAGTACCAAGACGCTTTACAATTACATCCACCAAGGTTTATTGGACATCAAACCAATTGACCTGCCTAAAGTTGTCCGCATTCGTAAAAAGACTAAGAGCCGCCCATCAACTAAGAAATACCTTGGAACTTCTATTGAGAAGAGACCAGATGATATCAACGATCGTTCAACTTTTGGGCACTGGGAGATTGATTCTGTTCTTGGTTTAAAGACTGCTGGAGAGCCTTCTATTATGACTCTAGTTGAGAGGCAGACTCGTTTTGCACTCACCATTAAACTTCCTAAAAAGAGAGCTGAGTACGTTAATCAGGCTGTTTTAGACTACATGGAAAGCTATCCAATAAAATCAATAACAGCTGATAATGGAAGTGAATTTGCGTTACTAAGCGACCTAGAGGGTGTTGATATCTACTTTGCACATGCTTATTCATCTCACGAACGTGGGACAAATGAGAACTTCAATGGTTTGCTTAGAGAGTTTATACCAAAAGGAGTCTCACTTAAAGGACTTACTCTAGATGACTTAGAGATGTATACCCAAGCTATTAATGATAAACCAAGAAGAATACACAACTATCAGTCTTCTAAAAAACTGTTTGAGCTAGCTCAAACAGTATAAAAATCATTGACTTAGTCTGATGAACACTGTGTTGCACTTAACTTGACAACTGGGGCCATGTTTTTTCCTTTATCTATTCGAAAAAATTTTTGGAGCAGTGCAATTTTTTTGATGCCTTATTTTGGGAGACTAGCGCCTTTGCCACCAAATGTTTTTTACTTTTTTAACTAGCAAAGTCCATTACAAGAGACTGATTGAAGAAGCCGTTTAAACGTCAAAAAACGCTTCTACCTACATGACAAAGCACGTCGCGCTCAAAAGGCTTTTTTCATTTCTATGGCCTCTTTTCTGCTATAATAGAAGTATGACTAATGCAAATAATAAACTACTTTTAATCGATGGATCATCCGTTGCTTTTAGGGCCTTTTTTGCCCTGTATAACCAGATTGACCGTTTCCGTAATCCTAATGGCCTTCACACCAACGCTATCTACGGTTTCCACCTCATGCTAGACAATCTCATGGAACGCGTACAGCCCACTCACATTTTGGTGGCCTTTGACGCAGGTAAAACTACCTTCCGTACCGAGATGTACGCTGATTACAAGGCTGGTCGTGCCAAGACACCTGAGGAATTTCGCGAGCAGTTTCCCTATATTCGGGAAATGCTGGCAGCTCGTGGCATTAGCTACTATGATTTGGATAACTATGAAGCTGATGACATCATCGGAACACTTGATAAGATGGCTGAGCTAGAAGATTTCGACGTCACGATTGTAT encodes:
- the ftcD gene encoding glutamate formimidoyltransferase — its product is MAKIVECIPNFSEGRNQDVIDGLVETAKSIAGVTLLDYSSDASHNRSVFTLVGDDQAIQEVAFQLVKYASEHIDMTKHEGEHPRMGATDVCPFVPIKDITTAECIDISKKVAQRINSELGIPIFLYEDSATRPERQNLAKVRKGQFEGMPEKLLEDDWAPDYGDRKIHPTAGVTAVGARMPLVAFNVNLDTDNVDIANKIAKIIRGSGGGYKYCKGIGVMLEDRHIAQVSMNMVNFEKCPLYRTFETIRFEAKRYGVNIIGSEVIGLAPAKALVDVAEYYLQVEDFDYSKQVLENHLLG
- the hutI gene encoding imidazolonepropionase → MVADILLTHFNQVFCPNDPGHPLFGQEMNDTQILEDGYIAIKDGLILAVGSGQPDASLIGPETVTHSYEGKIATPGIIDCHTHLVYGGSREHEFAKKLAGVSYLDILAQGGGILSTVRATREASFDTLYQKSKKLLDYMLLHGVTTVEAKSGYGLNWETEKRQLDVVAALNKDHPIDLVSTFMAAHAIPEEYKGKSQAYLDLIVEEMLPAVKEDNLAEFCDVFCEKNVFTAEESHYLLSKAKEMGFKLRIHADEIASIGGVDVAAELGATSAEHLMMATDEGIAKMSEAKVIGNLLPATTFSLMEDTYAPARKMINKGMAITLSTDSNPGSCPTANMQFAMQLGCFMMGLTPVEVLNAATINAAYSVNRQDSVGSFTVGKDADIAIFDAPNIDYPFYFFATNLIHQVYKKGQLMVDKGRIV
- a CDS encoding cyclodeaminase/cyclohydrolase family protein, encoding MGLVDLSVRDFAQVLGSDAPAPGGGSAAALSGANGISLTKMVCELTLGKKKYADFQDEIEDVHKKSSALQDKLLVAIDKDTEAFNLVSAVFDMPKETDDEKAARRTAMQSALKEAAQSPYDMMVLMVEALETTQKAVGKSNTNAASDLGVASLNLKAGLQGAWLNVLINLSGIKDEAFVTTYRQKGEELLKKGCSLADNIYDTIVEMV
- a CDS encoding urocanate hydratase, coding for MSYFSEADIASAMTVKLDDVLPEKTVFQDGIRRAPDRGFRLTQAQTELALKNALRYVPKKFHEEVIPEFLEELKTRGRIYGYRWRPKERIYGKPIDDYKGNCTAAKAMQVMIDNNLSFEIALYPYELVTYGETGSVCANWMQYQLIKKYLEVMTEDQTLVVESGHPVGLFHSKPEAPRVIITNGLLVGEYDNMKDWEIAEEMGVTNYGQMTAGGWMYIGPQGIVHGTFNTLLNAGRLKLGVADDGDLTGKLFISSGLGGMSGAQGKAAEIAKAVAIVAEVDQSRIETRHSQGWVSQIAETPEEALTLAQKALDAKESTSIAYHGNIVDLLEYVNEEGIHVDLLSDQTSCHNVYDGGYCPAGITFDERTQLLAEDKETFRKMVDDTLNRHFEAIKTLTSNGTYFFDYGNAFMKSVYDSGVKEISKNGIDDKDGFIWPSYVEDIMGPMLFDYGYGPFRWVCLSGNHDDLVATDHAAMEAIDPNRRYQDRDNYNWIRDAEKNQLVVGTQARILYQDCLGRVNIALKFNELVREGKIGPVMIGRDHHDVSGTDAPFRETSNIKDGSNVTCDMAVQCYAGNAARGMSLVALHNGGGTGIGKAINGGFGLVLDGSERVDEIVKSAIAWDTMGGVARRNWARNDHAIETAIEYNRLHGDTDHITIPYLADDDLVSSAVATLFK
- a CDS encoding IS30 family transposase, with protein sequence MSTNHSTTKQAYHHLSEAERGKMEAYLSEGLKPAEIAKRLSRNRSTIYRELKRGTVRQVKQINGKKVYYEQYVAETAQIRYSEGRKGSYYLKLEKVSEAFLLAFTEAMQAKPRIHSVDTFAYSYKLEHPEEVVPSTKTLYNYIHQGLLDIKPIDLPKVVRIRKKTKSRPSTKKYLGTSIEKRPDDINDRSTFGHWEIDSVLGLKTAGEPSIMTLVERQTRFALTIKLPKKRAEYVNQAVLDYMESYPIKSITADNGSEFALLSDLEGVDIYFAHAYSSHERGTNENFNGLLREFIPKGVSLKGLTLDDLEMYTQAINDKPRRIHNYQSSKKLFELAQTV